In Felis catus isolate Fca126 chromosome A2, F.catus_Fca126_mat1.0, whole genome shotgun sequence, the following proteins share a genomic window:
- the KIAA1143 gene encoding uncharacterized protein KIAA1143 homolog isoform X2 — translation MSKRNQVSYVRPAEPAFLARFKERVGYKEGPTVETKRIQLQLPDEDGDHSDKEDEQPQVVILKKGDLSAEEVMKIKAEIKAAKAGKMREESSLTLSLLQMKNRLWLMEESCIENQSSVSQMKNIQV, via the exons ATGAGCAAGCGGAACCAGGTTTCGTACGTGCGGCCAGCCGAGCCGGCGTTCCTGGCCCGCTTCAAAGAGAGGGTCGGCTACAAAGAAGGGCCCACCGTGGAGACCAAG AGAATCCAGCTTCAGCTCCCAGATGAAGATGGTGATCACAGTGACAAAGAAGATGAACAGCCCCAAGTGgtgattttaaaaaagggagactTGTCAGCTGAAGAAGTCatgaaaattaaagcagaaataaaggcTGCCAAAGCAG gcaaaatgagagaagaaagttCTTTAACTTTGTCTTTGCTGCAGATGAAGAACCGGCTATGGCTGATGGAAGAATCATGTATCGAAAACCAGTCAAGCGTTTCTCAGATGAAAAATATTCAGGTCTAA
- the KIAA1143 gene encoding uncharacterized protein KIAA1143 homolog isoform X1, with the protein MSKRNQVSYVRPAEPAFLARFKERVGYKEGPTVETKRIQLQLPDEDGDHSDKEDEQPQVVILKKGDLSAEEVMKIKAEIKAAKADEEPAMADGRIMYRKPVKRFSDEKYSGLTASSKKKKANEGQINKQDSVKKNSQKQIKNSSLLSFDNEDETEQV; encoded by the exons ATGAGCAAGCGGAACCAGGTTTCGTACGTGCGGCCAGCCGAGCCGGCGTTCCTGGCCCGCTTCAAAGAGAGGGTCGGCTACAAAGAAGGGCCCACCGTGGAGACCAAG AGAATCCAGCTTCAGCTCCCAGATGAAGATGGTGATCACAGTGACAAAGAAGATGAACAGCCCCAAGTGgtgattttaaaaaagggagactTGTCAGCTGAAGAAGTCatgaaaattaaagcagaaataaaggcTGCCAAAGCAG ATGAAGAACCGGCTATGGCTGATGGAAGAATCATGTATCGAAAACCAGTCAAGCGTTTCTCAGATGAAAAATATTCAGGTCTAACAGCaagctcaaaaaagaaaaaggcaaatgaagGTCAAATAAATAAGCAGGACTCCGTTAAAAAGAACTCACAAAAGCAGATCAAGAACAGTTCCCTCCTTTCTTTTGACAATGAAGATGAAACTGAACAAGTGTAA
- the KIAA1143 gene encoding uncharacterized protein KIAA1143 homolog isoform X3 has product MSKRNQVSYVRPAEPAFLARFKERVGYKEGPTVETKRIQLQLPDEDGDHSDKEDEQPQVVILKKGDLSAEEVMKIKAEIKAAKAARSSGEDQIEWTQDIFKYHLRFFLPFDSPIKAK; this is encoded by the exons ATGAGCAAGCGGAACCAGGTTTCGTACGTGCGGCCAGCCGAGCCGGCGTTCCTGGCCCGCTTCAAAGAGAGGGTCGGCTACAAAGAAGGGCCCACCGTGGAGACCAAG AGAATCCAGCTTCAGCTCCCAGATGAAGATGGTGATCACAGTGACAAAGAAGATGAACAGCCCCAAGTGgtgattttaaaaaagggagactTGTCAGCTGAAGAAGTCatgaaaattaaagcagaaataaaggcTGCCAAAGCAG CTAGAAGCAGTGGAGAAGACCAGATCGAATGGACTCAGGACATCTTTAAATACCATCTGAGGTTTTTCTTGCCATTTGACTCTCCAATAAAggcaaaatga